The genomic stretch TCGAACCGTGCGTGATGTGCGCCGGGACGATGGTCCAGGCGCGCCTCGACCGGCTCGTCTACGGCGCCCGCGAACCGAAATCGGGGGCGCACCGCTCCGTGATCGACCTCTTCGACCACGAATACAACCACAAGGTCCAGGTCGAGGAAGGGGTTCTCGCGGAGGAGTCCGCCGCCCTCCTGAAACGCTTCTTCAAGGACCTGCGCAAGCGAAAGTGATTGAGAATCGCACGCATTGTGTTATAATCTTCTTGGGAAATCTCCCATGAAGCATCTTCACTCAATAGGTGTCCACGAATCAGGTCAGGTCCTGACGGAAGCAGCCTTAAGTAAGATATCTATGTGGGTGGAGATGCTTGATGGGGGATTTTTCTATGGAGGGTGAGGAACATGGCACTCGTGTTTCTGGATCTTGACGGAACCTCGCTCGACAACGGCCGGCCCGCCCGCGGGATCATCGCGACGATCGCCGAACTGCAGCGGAACGGTCATACCCCGGTGATTGCCACCGGGCGGACGCCGCATCTCCTCTACGGTGTCGAGAAGACCCTCGGGATCCCCGACTACATCGCCGCCAACGGCAACTACATCCATTACGGCGGGAAGGTCGTCTACGAGCGCTACATTCCCCGCGACGTCCTTGCCCGGATCCTGAAGCGCGCCGACGAGCTCGGGGCCGACCTCGTCCTCGAGGGCGTCTCCGCCTACGTCGCCTGGCGCCGCGACACCGACCTCGTCGACAAGTTCTCCGATGCCTTCGACATCGAATACCCCAAACTCGACCGGAACTATCCGGAGACAAACGAGGTGCTCGCGATGATCGTCTTCGCCGACCGCGACGCGGAGGTCTTCCGGCGCGAGTTCCCCGAACTCGCCTTCAACCGCTCGAACCGGTTCGGCTATGACGTCAATCTCGCCGGCAACCTCAAGGCCGACGGCGTCAACCGGCTCGTGAACTACCTCGCCTATCCCGCCGACCACGTCTACGCGATCGGCGACGGACTGAACGACGTCTCGATGCTCAAGGCGGTCAAGAACGGCATCGCGATGGGCAACGGCTGTCCCGAGGCCAAGGCCGCCGCGGTGCACGTGACCACGGCCGTCGGCGACGACGGCGTCAAGAACGCGCTTCGCCATTACGGACTCATCTGACGACCGCAGCCGCGGTCGTTTTTCTTCCAAGGAGGCTTTACTCCCCGCCTCCGACGCGATACACTAGGGGGGAAAGGAGCTGATCGACATGCATGACGCCATCGTCGTGGGCGGCGGCCACGCGGGATCCGAAGCCGCGCTCGCCCTCGCCCGCCTCGGCAAGGACACCCTTCTTTTCACCGGCAACAAGAAGATGATCGCGACGATGCCCTGCAACCCGTCGATCGGCGGTCCCGCGAAGGGCACGATCGTGCGGGAGATCGACGCCCTCGGCGGCGAGATGGGGAAGATCGCCGACCTCACCAACCTGCAGATGAAGATGCTGAACCAATCCAAGGGGCCGGCGGTGCGCGCCCTTCGCGCGCAATCGGACAAGGTCGCCTATCCGGCCGCGATGCAGGCGGTCCTGGCCGCCCAGCCCGGCCTTTCGATCGAGGAAGCCTACGTCGTCCGCCTCCTCGTCGAGGACGGCCATATCGCCGGCGTCGTCCTCGAGGACGGCTCCGAGCGCCGCGCAAGCGCGGTCGTGATCACCGCCGGCACCTACATGGAGGGCGCCGTCCTGGTCGGCGCGACCTCGACGCCGTCGGGGCCGGACGGACAGCGTCCCTCGGTCGGGCTCTCGGCCCACCTGCGCGAACTCGGGATCGAGACCTTCCGCCTCAAGACCGGCACGCCGCAGCGCATCCGGCGCGATTCGATCGACTTCTCGAAGATGGAGGTCGCCCCCGGGGACGACTTCCGCTACCGCTTCAGCTACACCGACTCCCCCTTCGTCCATCCCGAGAAGGAATGGCCGTGCTATCTCATCCACACCACCGAAGAGACTCGATCGGTGATCACCGTGAATCTCCGGAAATCCGCCATGTACGGCGGTTTGGTCAAGGGCGTCGGACCGCGGTACTGCCCTTCGATCGAGGACAAGTACGTGCGCTTCGCCGACAAGGAGCGTCACCAGCTCTTCATCGAGCCGGAGAGCGCCTCGCTCGACGTCGTCTACCTCCAGGGGTTCTCGACCTCGATGCCGCACGACGTCCAGGACCTAATGGTCCGTTCGCTTCCCGGACTCGAGCACGCCGTGATCGCGAAGTACGCCTATGCGATCGAGTACGACGCGATCCACGCGACCGACCTGTGGCCGACGCTCGAGTCGAAGAAGATCGAGGGACTCTATTTCGCCGGCCAGGTGAACGGCACCTCGGGATACGAGGAGGCCGCCGCCCAGGGACTCATGGCCGGCATCAACGCCGCCCGGAAGCTCTCCGGCGAAGCGCCCTTCATCCTCCGCCGCGACGAGGCCTACATCGGCGTCCTGATCGACGACCTCGTGACCAAGGGCGTCCTGGATCCCTACCGGATGCTGACGTCGCGCGCCGAATTCCGGCTGTTGCTCCGCCACGACAACGCCGACCTGCGGCTGACCCCGCACGGTTTTCGCCTCGGACTGGTCCCGGACGCGCAGTACGCCCGTTTCGAGGCCAGACGCGACGCGGTCGAGCGCGAGACCGCACGGCTGGCGTCGACGACGATCCTGCCGACCCCGGCGGTCAACGCCGCGCTGAAGGCGAAAGGTTCCGGCGAACTGAAGGAGAAGACGACCCTCCGCGACCTCCTGAAGCGTCCCGAACTCGGGTACGCCGACGTGATCGCGATCGCCGGTGACGTACCCCGCGTCGGCGGCGACGAGGCCGAACGGATCGAGATCGAGGTCACCTACGAGGGATACATCCGGAAGGCGGTCCGCGAGGCCGCCCTGCTCGCGCGGCAGGAACAGGTATCGATCCCGGCCGACTTCGACTACGACCTCCACAACCTCGCCCTCGAGGCGCGCGTCAAGCTGAAGAAGATCCGGCCGCTGACGCTCGGGCAGGCCGCCCGCATCAGCGGCG from Candidatus Izemoplasmatales bacterium encodes the following:
- a CDS encoding Cof-type HAD-IIB family hydrolase translates to MALVFLDLDGTSLDNGRPARGIIATIAELQRNGHTPVIATGRTPHLLYGVEKTLGIPDYIAANGNYIHYGGKVVYERYIPRDVLARILKRADELGADLVLEGVSAYVAWRRDTDLVDKFSDAFDIEYPKLDRNYPETNEVLAMIVFADRDAEVFRREFPELAFNRSNRFGYDVNLAGNLKADGVNRLVNYLAYPADHVYAIGDGLNDVSMLKAVKNGIAMGNGCPEAKAAAVHVTTAVGDDGVKNALRHYGLI
- the mnmG gene encoding tRNA uridine-5-carboxymethylaminomethyl(34) synthesis enzyme MnmG, which translates into the protein MHDAIVVGGGHAGSEAALALARLGKDTLLFTGNKKMIATMPCNPSIGGPAKGTIVREIDALGGEMGKIADLTNLQMKMLNQSKGPAVRALRAQSDKVAYPAAMQAVLAAQPGLSIEEAYVVRLLVEDGHIAGVVLEDGSERRASAVVITAGTYMEGAVLVGATSTPSGPDGQRPSVGLSAHLRELGIETFRLKTGTPQRIRRDSIDFSKMEVAPGDDFRYRFSYTDSPFVHPEKEWPCYLIHTTEETRSVITVNLRKSAMYGGLVKGVGPRYCPSIEDKYVRFADKERHQLFIEPESASLDVVYLQGFSTSMPHDVQDLMVRSLPGLEHAVIAKYAYAIEYDAIHATDLWPTLESKKIEGLYFAGQVNGTSGYEEAAAQGLMAGINAARKLSGEAPFILRRDEAYIGVLIDDLVTKGVLDPYRMLTSRAEFRLLLRHDNADLRLTPHGFRLGLVPDAQYARFEARRDAVERETARLASTTILPTPAVNAALKAKGSGELKEKTTLRDLLKRPELGYADVIAIAGDVPRVGGDEAERIEIEVTYEGYIRKAVREAALLARQEQVSIPADFDYDLHNLALEARVKLKKIRPLTLGQAARISGVNPADVQALAIRLKQTI